A window of Actinomadura rubteroloni contains these coding sequences:
- a CDS encoding TIGR04282 family arsenosugar biosynthesis glycosyltransferase produces the protein MIEHSHRTWRIPRPREEPLARAERTGPRRPSRLPGDAAGLLILAKSPQPGRVKTRLCPPCTPGEASALAEAMLVDTLRAARAARPAWACLVLDGPPGPWLPAGMEVVPQRGGGLGERLEGAFADAGTPALLIAYDTPQVTPALLGASLAALATADAVLGPADDGGYWAIGLRRHVPGVCAGVPMSRASTLLSQRRRLTALGLTVADLPALRDVDRMDDARAVARAAPATRFATALGEVEQAIASRRTGR, from the coding sequence GTGATCGAGCACTCGCACCGGACGTGGCGGATCCCGCGCCCCCGCGAGGAGCCGCTGGCCCGCGCCGAGCGCACCGGGCCGCGCCGTCCGTCCCGGCTGCCCGGCGACGCGGCGGGCCTGCTGATCCTCGCCAAGAGCCCGCAGCCGGGACGCGTCAAGACCCGGCTCTGCCCGCCCTGCACGCCGGGCGAGGCGTCCGCGCTCGCCGAGGCGATGCTGGTCGACACGCTGCGCGCGGCGCGGGCGGCCCGGCCCGCGTGGGCGTGCCTGGTGCTGGACGGTCCGCCCGGCCCGTGGCTGCCCGCCGGGATGGAGGTCGTCCCGCAGCGCGGCGGCGGGCTCGGCGAGCGGCTGGAGGGCGCGTTCGCCGACGCGGGGACGCCCGCGCTGCTCATCGCCTACGACACGCCGCAGGTCACCCCGGCGCTGCTCGGCGCGTCCCTCGCCGCGCTCGCCACGGCGGACGCGGTGCTCGGCCCGGCCGACGACGGCGGCTACTGGGCGATCGGGCTGCGGCGGCACGTCCCGGGCGTGTGCGCGGGGGTGCCGATGAGCCGTGCGTCCACGCTCCTGTCGCAGCGCCGCCGTCTCACCGCGCTCGGCCTGACGGTCGCGGACCTGCCCGCGCTGCGCGACGTGGACCGCATGGACGACGCCCGCGCCGTCGCCCGTGCCGCCCCCGCCACCCGGTTCGCGACCGCGCTCGGCGAGGTGGAGCAGGCCATCGCGTCCCGCCGGACGGGTCGCTGA
- a CDS encoding glycosyltransferase family protein: MDERGRDTGFAFVREPVRSEHRTVFCALAARHRMVGLCSCGPFPLYHEGFRDIWVDERRAPEDGWRSDFVAVCAAWCHCFREPGRFLPPNRPRLLFSNSDFTDIDRVRALGAPDGPPGKRWDVLYVCQPGHRAAVAKDWELAKACLRRLCAELGLRVLVVGRADVPDLPGLEVSAPVPWADYLGLVARSRMVLVPHRLDASPRALPEALALDVPVLVRAGLLGGWKYVGPATGAFFEDDGDVGDAAARLLGQDVAPAAWLAAHYGRERAERRLADFLRTLDADLPDERVRVAGRLGP; encoded by the coding sequence GTGGACGAGCGCGGACGCGACACCGGCTTCGCCTTCGTCCGGGAGCCCGTGCGGTCTGAGCATCGGACCGTGTTCTGTGCGCTCGCCGCTCGGCACCGCATGGTCGGGCTCTGTAGTTGTGGTCCCTTTCCGCTTTATCATGAGGGGTTTCGGGATATCTGGGTCGATGAGCGCCGTGCCCCGGAGGACGGCTGGCGCAGTGATTTCGTTGCGGTCTGCGCGGCTTGGTGCCACTGTTTTCGGGAGCCTGGGCGGTTTCTTCCGCCGAATCGTCCGCGCCTGCTGTTCAGTAATTCGGACTTCACCGATATCGACCGGGTCCGGGCGCTGGGTGCGCCGGATGGTCCGCCGGGCAAGCGCTGGGATGTCCTGTATGTCTGCCAGCCTGGCCACCGTGCTGCGGTCGCCAAGGACTGGGAGCTGGCCAAGGCGTGCCTGCGCAGGTTGTGCGCCGAGCTGGGGTTGCGCGTTCTCGTGGTGGGACGCGCGGACGTGCCCGATCTTCCGGGGCTTGAGGTAAGCGCGCCGGTGCCGTGGGCGGATTACCTCGGTCTGGTTGCGCGGTCGCGGATGGTGCTCGTCCCGCATCGGCTCGATGCTTCGCCGCGTGCCCTGCCGGAGGCGCTGGCGCTGGACGTGCCCGTCCTCGTGCGGGCGGGCCTGCTCGGCGGGTGGAAGTACGTCGGTCCCGCCACCGGCGCCTTCTTCGAAGACGACGGCGATGTCGGCGATGCGGCGGCGCGGCTGCTCGGGCAGGACGTGGCCCCGGCGGCGTGGCTCGCCGCGCACTACGGGCGGGAGCGCGCCGAGCGGCGGCTGGCGGACTTCCTGCGCACGCTCGACGCGGACCTGCCGGACGAGCGCGTCCGCGTCGCGGGGCGGCTCGGACCATGA
- a CDS encoding tyrosine-type recombinase/integrase, whose protein sequence is MGDVVKACKKAKIKATPRQLRYALATFLVGDEVGLKMVQLILAHSKIATTLDMYTDGSEQGRDAAREALARRNNAA, encoded by the coding sequence GTGGGGGACGTGGTAAAGGCGTGCAAGAAAGCGAAGATCAAGGCCACACCCCGCCAGCTCCGCTACGCCCTGGCCACGTTCCTCGTCGGAGACGAAGTGGGCCTCAAGATGGTCCAGCTCATCCTGGCCCACAGCAAGATCGCAACGACCCTCGACATGTACACCGACGGGTCCGAGCAAGGGCGAGACGCCGCACGTGAGGCGCTGGCCCGCCGCAACAACGCGGCTTAG